In one Mobula hypostoma chromosome 17, sMobHyp1.1, whole genome shotgun sequence genomic region, the following are encoded:
- the LOC134357978 gene encoding LOW QUALITY PROTEIN: C-X-C chemokine receptor type 6-like (The sequence of the model RefSeq protein was modified relative to this genomic sequence to represent the inferred CDS: inserted 1 base in 1 codon), whose product MSDQFKGQDELERSVYMPSLYVTIFVAGLXGNSLVIVAKVLYEKLKSMTDFYMLNLAIADFRLLCTLPLWAVDAYYGWAFGTFMCKVVNCMYTVNFYKFLLSEKSAGETGKAVCHMNYPPNSDIIKVGVYVTQMVMGFLIPFVTMIICYMIIANKLLHAKGFQKGKSLKIIVVVVIVFMIYELPFNVAMANLKYAFVKTESIAFVHCCLNPILYVFIGVKFRNNFWKILKDIGCIGQKQPCVSEN is encoded by the exons ATGTCTGATCAATTTAAGGGCCAGgatgaattggaaaggtcgg TTTATATGCCCAGTTTATATGTAACCATATTTGTGGCAGGGC CTGGCAATTCTTTGGTCATTGTGGCAAAGGTCCTTTATGAGAAGCTGAAGAGTATGACAGATTTCTACATGTTGAATCTGGCGATTGCTGACTTCAGGCTACTTTGCACCCTGCCGCTCTGGGCAGTAGATGCATATTATGGATGGGCTTTTGGAACTTTTATGTGCAAAGTTGTAAATTGTATGTACACTGTAAACTTCTATA AATTTCTATTAAGTgaaaaaagtgctggagaaactggtAAAGCTGTATGCCATATGAACTATCCACCTAATTCAGACATCATCAAAGTAGGGGTCTACGTAACACAGATGGTGATGGGATTTCTGATACCCTTTGTGACAATGATCATTTGCTACATGATCATTGCAAACAAACTGCTCCATGCCAAGGGCTTTCAGAAAGGTAAATCATTAAAGATTATAGTTGTAGTTGTAATTGTTTTCATGATTTATGAACTCCCATTCAATGTTGCAATG GCAAATCTAAAGTATGCATTTGTTAAAACAGAGAGCATTGCCTTTGTTCACTGCTGTCTTAATCCTATTCTGTATGTATTTATTGGAGTGAAGTTCAGAAACAATTTTTGGAAGATTTTAAAAGATATTGGATGCATCGGTCAAAAACAACCTTGTGTATCTGAAAACTAG